The sequence below is a genomic window from Thiomonas sp. FB-Cd.
CTCATGCAATTCGTCGTCGGACTCCACCTGCACGCCTAAATGGTTGAGCCCGGGCGCGGCGCCGCGTTGCGAGATGGCGAAGTTCACCCGCGGGTCATCCATCATCCACTTGGCGTAGTCCGGCTTGTGCACCGTGGGGCCAGCGCCGAACAAGCCGGAATAAAAGCGAACGGCATCGTCCAGCGCAGGCACGCTGATATGCACGTGAAAGCGCTTCATGATCGTCAATCCTCCAATGTGGTTGACACCGCTTGCGCTGCGGCGCACGGCGCCTGGCGCACGGTGTTGCAGGGGTTGCCACCGCAACAGTTGTCGGTCAGGAATGCCAGCAGGGCGTTCATGGCGCCAAACTGCGCCACATAGATGACGAACCGCCCTGCCTGCCGCGACGACACCAGCGCGGCGTGGTTCAGTTCCTTGAGGTGAAAGGACAGCGAGGAGGGCACGATGCCCGTGGCCTCGCTGATTTGTCCTGCCGCCATTCCGGCGGGCCCGGCCTGCACCAAGGTGCGAAAGACGCGCAGACGGGATTCATGGGCCAGTGCAGCGAGAGCCGAAAGCGCTTGTTGTGTTTCCATGATTCGATAATACTCGAAAAATTGAAGGAAGCCTGGCTCAATTTCGAAAGACGCCATGGCTCGTCGTGGCTCAGGGCGCCGGCTTGGCTTACCCTTTGAGGCGCCGTGCTCGCACAAGCCTTGGCCATAAATACCCATACACGAAGGCGTTGACCAGCACAACGCCAATTCCCAGCCCGATTTGCATCCGGCGGGAGAGACCATCCGGGTAGATCATTGCGAAGAGGTAGTGCGCGAGAAAGCCGCCCTGGTAACCAGCGACACCAGTGGCCACGCGCAACCAGTCCTCAAGGAATGTCAGTGGGCAAATCCATCCATTGATTTCAACAACCGCGCCCCATGCTGCTGCGGCGAGGTGCCAGCCGAGCAACTTTCGGAATCGCATCGCCAACAAACCGCCGCCTACGACGAACAGGACGAAAGCACCGTGAAACAGCAAAAGCGCGTCGAGGGCGAAGGCAACCATCATGGCAAGTACGCATTGCGTGCCGCTAGAGCAGAACCAAGGAGATTCGACATGAGCCTAATCGCTCGCCCGAAATAATCAAATGGATTGTCGCGATAGGTCCCGACTCAGTCCGGTCCGAGCGCCACGCGGCCCATCAGCCGTAGCCGACTGAGCATGTCCAAACGACCACTGTCGCATCTGCTTTCGTGTGGTTCGAAGGCACCATCAGGCCCTGCCCCGGGCCGATCCCCGGGGCCGATTGATCTCCGCGCCAACTGCGGACGATTGCAGCCACGCGATCAAAAGAAAGTCACGATCGCATCGACCACGCGATAGTCATCGTCGACGATTGGCATCCATCGCCACTTGTCGAAGGTTGTACACGGGTGTGACAACCCAAGAACAATGCGATCCCCAACGGCTAAAGATCGCATGTCGCCGCGAAGGTAGGCGTGCTGATCATTCATTCCGCTGACTTGCCACCCTTTCGGCGCCTCGACGCGCAGGGCCTTGCCACGTGCATAGGTGGCAAGTGGTAGGGGCCACCCCATGTCGAAGGATATGTCTCGTTTGCCGACTGCGAGAATCGCCAGGTCCGGCTCGGGGATCGACTGCACCGTGGTCCATACCTCCATTGCTGCCTTCAATCCAAGGCCCTCTGAGCAACCAAGGCGGCGGTCAACGGCCGAAACAAAACGCCTGTAATGGCCTTGATCATGGGTGATATAGCAGCCGGAGCGCAAAATTCCCGTCACTGGACGCGACAGACGTTGCCGTAGCGCGGGAACCACCAGATCGAAGATCCCCGAGCCACCAGCGGACAGGATGACTGTGGTGCTGTCAAAGAGGTTCTCTCGATCGGCGAGCACCGCCACGTCGGACACCACTCGCATGAGATCCTGGGCAAACGCACGATCGTGGCCGTCCTCCCCCGTAGCGCCCAGCCCCTCGTAACACTCGATGCCGACGAGTCGTACGCACGAACTGCTTCTGGCCTGGCGGGCCAACGCCATCGCCGCCTCTTCGGTCCTGCAGCCGGTG
It includes:
- a CDS encoding amino acid deaminase, translated to MPARVDLPQSWLDPILHPGMKGYPHASPVLRRSEIGMQGWDVLAGNLPLPLAVIKQRELDHNIRWMQRYCAENAIALAPHGKTTMSPQLFQRQLAGGAWGITVATVQQLQVAIAAGALHVLIANEVITSIDLRAIVHLKRENPNLQILFLIDSTEQIDLIEAVDEDHPFDVLLEIGYAGGRTGCRTEEAAMALARQARSSSCVRLVGIECYEGLGATGEDGHDRAFAQDLMRVVSDVAVLADRENLFDSTTVILSAGGSGIFDLVVPALRQRLSRPVTGILRSGCYITHDQGHYRRFVSAVDRRLGCSEGLGLKAAMEVWTTVQSIPEPDLAILAVGKRDISFDMGWPLPLATYARGKALRVEAPKGWQVSGMNDQHAYLRGDMRSLAVGDRIVLGLSHPCTTFDKWRWMPIVDDDYRVVDAIVTFF
- a CDS encoding DUF2784 domain-containing protein yields the protein MMVAFALDALLLFHGAFVLFVVGGGLLAMRFRKLLGWHLAAAAWGAVVEINGWICPLTFLEDWLRVATGVAGYQGGFLAHYLFAMIYPDGLSRRMQIGLGIGVVLVNAFVYGYLWPRLVRARRLKG
- a CDS encoding helix-turn-helix transcriptional regulator; this encodes METQQALSALAALAHESRLRVFRTLVQAGPAGMAAGQISEATGIVPSSLSFHLKELNHAALVSSRQAGRFVIYVAQFGAMNALLAFLTDNCCGGNPCNTVRQAPCAAAQAVSTTLED